The Acidithiobacillus thiooxidans ATCC 19377 DNA window CATCCCCTGCTTCAGGATGGACTGGATGCTCCGGGTCGTCGGAGAACCGATCTTCAGCGCCCGGGCACAGGCGGCATCGAGGCGTTCCTTGCCATAGCGCCGGGAGTAGCTGAGCAGGCCCAGACAGGATCGGTAGCCTTGTTCGGGATGGGCGCGCCGCGCCAGTTGCCAGCGCACTACGTCCCGGGTCGCAGGGCCAATGGACAGGGCCCAATTCAGGAGCCGTCCCGGGGACCATTCCCGGTGTTGCTGGTAGGCTTTGGGCAGGTGTTCCGGGACGGTGCTGTAACGCCCTTGCAGAGTCTGGCGGGGATGGCTGGCCACCCGCTGTTGCTGGTGGAAGATTTCTACCGTCCGGGCACTGACCCGCAGGTCAACCCGCACACTGACCAGACGATAGGGTACCGAGTAAAAATGCCCCTGATAGGCCACATGGGAGTCGATACTCACCTTGGCGCTTTTCCAGAGCGCATACACATAGTCCTGTGCGGGCAAGGGCTGTAGGGCGGGCCGGTCCAAGGATTCAAAGACGCTTTGGCGGCTGCCGGGCAGGCGCTTGAAGGGCCGTTGATTGAGGTCCTCCAGCAGGCGGCGGATCTCCCTGTTGAGCTCCATCAGCGAGAAGAACTGGAAGTGGCGTAGACGCGCCAGAATCCAGCGCTCCACCACTTGTACGCCGACCTCGACCTTCGCCTTGTCCTGGGGTTTGTAGGGGCGTGTCGGAAGCACTACGGTCCCGTAATGGGTGGCCAGATCCCGATAGCTGCGGTTGATCTCGGGTTCATAGCGGGAGGCCTTGGTGACCGCCGCCTTGAGATTGTCGGGGACCAGGAGAGTCGGCACTCCGCCGAAGTACCGGAAGGCCCGGACATGGGAGCCCAGGAAGTCCGGCAGACTCTGGCTCCAGGTGGCCTCGCAGTAGGTATAGCTGGAAGCCCCCAGCACCGCCACAAAAATCTGCGCCTGCCGGATCTCGCCGGTGCCCGGGTCCACGACCGCAACCGTAGGCCCGGCATAATCAATGAAGAGTTTTTCGCCCGCCACATGCTGTTGCCGCATGCTGGTTTTGAGGCGGGCTTTCCAGCTACGGTAATGGACACAGAACTGCGCATACTGATAGGTGCGCTCATCCGGATGGGTGGCTACATACTCCTCCCAGAGCAGTTGCAGGGTCACGCCCTTGCGCCGTAACTCCGTATGGATCTGCGCCAGGTCGGGCGGGACCGGCCGGGACGCCGGGAGGGGCTGGCGGCGCGGGTTCAGCCGCTGTTCTACCTCCACGACCGTCAGCCCCTCCGACAGCGGCCAGCCGATCCGGGCTTCCGTCGCCCGTTGCAGATACTTGCCCACGGCCCCCTTGGACAGCCCGCAGGCCCGGGCTATTTGCCGCTGGCTACAGCCGGCGGCATGTAATCGCAGGATCTCGATAATCGCTTTCATGGTCATCCTCGGTGTGGGCATGCTGGATCTCCTCTAAAAAAGACCCAGAATGCCGCTCAAGCCAATGAATGACCAAAATGTTTTTTACTCCACAGACGAATTTCCGCAGGCCATTCTGGCATCGTGGGCACCGATTCTGGAAAATCGTGCAAACTGCCCACGATCCGCCAGAATCATTGCCCACCATCGCCCAGAATCACCGCCCACGATCATTCAGAATGACTGCCCACGATGGGCCAGAATACGCATTAAAGCTCCCTGCTACCCATTGCACCGCTGGTCTCGTTACTCGGAATGGCTCAACTTATTGCCCTCTGCACTAACCGAGACTGTCTCGTGTTCTCCAGGCACCACATGCTGCTCCACGAAATGCGCATCTTTCTCCCTGCTATCAATCCATTCCATGGCACGCTCATGCAACGGCTTCTGCTCCGGCTTCGGCTGCGCTTCTCCTCTCATTGCATCTGCAGTCTCGGTGCCAGATGCAGGTCCGGTGCTGGACGCAGTCCTATCAGACGATTTCATCCGCGCGAGTTGCCGACGGATGGATTCTGTTTCCGCCTCTGTTACCGGCGCTGGCGAAGCCGGGCTGTTGCTGGACGCATTCCCGGTGTCCGCCATGCCGCTGTCGGCAAGTCCATTGCCCATGCCGCCAGCGCCGCCACCGGCTGTTTCAGCCGCATTTCCAGCGGCAGCGCCCATCTCCCCGGCGCCACCCACGCCACCACTGGCCGCCACCGCTTCCGATGCGGTCATGGCACCGCTGGCACCACCCGCAGCCAGGGCCGCTCCACCGGTAGCCAGGACCGCTGCTCCACCCGCAGCCAATGCCGCACCACCAACTGCCGCACCCATAAGTTCTCCACCGCCCAGGCTCGACGATCCCGACAGCACACTCGCCGCAATGCCCGGCAGTTTCTTGGTGAGCCAGCCCACGAGCAGGAAGAAGACCAAAATTTCGCCATAGAGCTCGAACAATCCGGCCAGGTGCGTACCGGATTCGAGGCCCAGCCCGGAATTCTTCATCAGGAGTTCTATGCTTTGCGGTATTTCCTTGGTAATAAAGCCCATCCAGAGCGTCAATACCAGCAGGCGGACGCCCACGGAAAGGGCATACTTGATGAATCCGTCAGCATGCTGCACCGTCCAGCGACTGCCCGAAAAGCCCAGCAGGATGGCACCGATGCTGCCTACCAGCATGGCTTCAAGCTGGACGGTAAAGAACTCGATGACCATGTACACCACGATGAACAGCATGACCAGCGCCGTAAAGAGTCCCAGCAGGTCGCCCAGCAATCCGGAAATCATGATCGATCCGACATGGCTGATATCGTAAAGGAAGCCATGTGACTTGGCGTCATAGGGACCCTGGAGCAGTTCTGTCCAGATTTTCATCATTTCGCCGAGCAGGGAAGACGCCGTGACATTGACGGCCCCGCCCGCCTCCACGCCAGTCTGCTCGAAACCTCCATATATCCAGTGCAGGAACTGCTGGCTGTGCAGCAGGAGCGTGTACCAGAAACCAATCGTGATGAGTTTCTTGACAAAGGATGTGAGAATCTCATGCACGTCCTTGCCACCGATCATCCACTGAGCCACCAGGTATACGAAATCGATCCCGAAGAGCGTAAAGAAAATTTCCTCCGACACAATTAGGATTTTACCATACCAACCCGTCACCACTTGACTGAATGCCGACAGGATGCCAGAAGTGGCCCCCGTCGCGGCATCCGCAGGCAGTGCGGCAAACAGGAGCAGTACCCCGACGATCAGGGCGATGGCCGGGATTTTCTGGTTTCCTGTCCTGCCGCGCATGGTTTTCTCCTTACCAGCTGAAATGGGGCAAATGTGGTGAATTCTTGTCGATGGCTGCGGCCTGTGCGTTTTCACAATCGGTAGCCTGGGACCGGCTGAGATGCTTCAGATTGCACCATGCATTGGCACGCTTCAGGGCCTTGGGATGCTTCACATAATAAGCTTCGGAATGCACCTTGACCTTTTCTATCGTGGAAGAAGAACAACCGGCGAGCGCAAAGACCGCGAGACAGAGAACGAACAGTTTCCAGATATGCATGACAATCTCCTAAAAGTGATGGAACCCTCCTATGCACCTGCGGTCTCGTCACCAACTGAAACTGGGCAAATGATAGGTTGGCGTCTGCCCGGTTCCATTGAGGTCATTATTCATTTTCTGATTGACCTCTTTCTGCTCCTCCTGCTGCATGAGCTGTTTCTTCCGCCAGGCAGCCTGCATGGTCTGGTACTGTTGCGTCGTCTGCTGCAGTTGCACCATGGCGGAATTCGTCGCCTGTCCCACTTCCGTTGCCGCCTGCAAAATGGCGTTGCGCGAATTGGGGTTCTGCATGGCCTTGTCCACTGCCTGTTGCGCCTGCGCCTGGGTCTGGAACTCGTTGGGGTTCAGATTCGCTGACTTCAGGGCTGTATCGATGGCCTTGTTCAGCCCTTCGGTAATGCTCTCATATTGCTGTGTGTACTCCGCCGTGATCTGCGGATTGAACGTGGCGTGCAGATTCTGGAACTGGTTGGCGATATTCGCTCCCGCCGTGCTCAGGGCTTCCGCCTGCTGCACCACCCCATAAAGCTGATCAACAGGTTGCATAATCTGGTTTAACATGGTCTGCGGCAGCGTCACCATGTTCTGGATCATGTTCTCGTAACGCTGGATCATGTTGACCAGCTGTTCCGACTGCGTGACTTTCGACTGGATCAGTGTCACTTCCTGCACGATCTGTTCGGGCATCGTCGCGCCACCCGTCAAGGTGCCTGCAAAAGCAGAAACCGGCGAAAGCATCAAAGCTATCGCCAGAAAGATTTTTTTGTGATTAGTTTGCATGTTGCACCTCGGCCATGATTTGTTGCACCTGTTGACTGTATAGCGTCAAAGGTTGGCGGAGAGGTTGCATATACTGAGCCAGCGGCTGCATATCCGATGCCAAAGCCTTCACCAGTTGCATGCGGGTGTCATCCCCGAAGCCGTCCACAGGAACAATGCCCGCACTGCCGCTGAACGGACCTGGAACAGAATAGGTACTGCCCCCCTCAACGGACTGCACCACCTGTGCCATGCTTGGCGAATCGGCCAGCATTTGCTGCACATTGCTGTTTACCGGGCCAGAAAGGTTGTACATAGGGACATTGCCAGTACCAGTCGGGCACACGTCGATTAAACGCGCCAGACCTCTGACCGGTTCGACGGCCCAGCCAATCGGCGCGCCATCATTGAGACCGGCGATATACTGAACAGCAGACAGATCGGGGACATTACCAACACCTGCTTGCCAGTGCTGGATTGGCAGAGGATGCAATGTAGTTCCCGGCGACAGGGCAGCAGCCACCTGATCCCCTGTCGTGCTCAATAAAGACATGAGCGTATTCAGGGAAGCGTTCATCGGGCCTTTCTGTGCGTTGATCTGATCGACAATGGCCATATTGCCTACCTTGGCCTGCTGCACCTCATAATCCGCCAGTTGCGTCTGAAAATCCGCCGTAATTGTCTGGATGGCATAGGCTTCCGCTTCTGCATCACCAAAGATATTGAGGCCACCCGTCACTAGCTGGTTCGTCACCGTATCCCAATGGATATTGTGGCATTGTTCCTCACCACCCATGGGCGTGCTGACTACTGGACCCGGACCTGCCCATTCCTGAGCCGCATAAGGGGCCAGTGCCGCATAACCGGATGCCGCGTTTTCCAGCGTGGTCCAGTTCTGTGCCATGCTCTGGATGGCCGCAGCGTCAGACTGCATGCCCTGCAAGGGACTTGCGCCCTGCAAGGGGGTACCCGCAACGGACAGCACAGGAATGCACGTCAACATCATTAAAACCAACAACTTTTTCTTCATTTTTATGCCTTTTGCTGTGCTACGATCCAGTTACGGACCACCTCGACATGCTTGACCAATTCCCTGCGGGTGGCATGCAGTCTCACCATGTGACTTGCGGCAGGGGGTGTTACGCGCATCTGGCTTGCCGTGTTCTGGACCGCAAAATTCAAAGCCTGAACCCGCTGCATCAACTGGTGCCGGTTGCCCCCTGAATGGACATCATTCAGAACCGCCTGAGCCATCCTGACTTCCTGCTGCAACTGTTCTTGCACGGGAAAATTGCTGACCGGGCCGCCCGCAAAAGCCAGAGTGGAAACAGACAACAAAACAACAAACGCACTGATTCTTTGGATAGATTTCATTTTTTCAACCCCCTC harbors:
- the istA gene encoding IS21 family transposase, coding for MKAIIEILRLHAAGCSQRQIARACGLSKGAVGKYLQRATEARIGWPLSEGLTVVEVEQRLNPRRQPLPASRPVPPDLAQIHTELRRKGVTLQLLWEEYVATHPDERTYQYAQFCVHYRSWKARLKTSMRQQHVAGEKLFIDYAGPTVAVVDPGTGEIRQAQIFVAVLGASSYTYCEATWSQSLPDFLGSHVRAFRYFGGVPTLLVPDNLKAAVTKASRYEPEINRSYRDLATHYGTVVLPTRPYKPQDKAKVEVGVQVVERWILARLRHFQFFSLMELNREIRRLLEDLNQRPFKRLPGSRQSVFESLDRPALQPLPAQDYVYALWKSAKVSIDSHVAYQGHFYSVPYRLVSVRVDLRVSARTVEIFHQQQRVASHPRQTLQGRYSTVPEHLPKAYQQHREWSPGRLLNWALSIGPATRDVVRWQLARRAHPEQGYRSCLGLLSYSRRYGKERLDAACARALKIGSPTTRSIQSILKQGMDQVQESPSPTTPLPTHDNIRGPHYYQ
- the trbL gene encoding P-type conjugative transfer protein TrbL, translating into MRGRTGNQKIPAIALIVGVLLLFAALPADAATGATSGILSAFSQVVTGWYGKILIVSEEIFFTLFGIDFVYLVAQWMIGGKDVHEILTSFVKKLITIGFWYTLLLHSQQFLHWIYGGFEQTGVEAGGAVNVTASSLLGEMMKIWTELLQGPYDAKSHGFLYDISHVGSIMISGLLGDLLGLFTALVMLFIVVYMVIEFFTVQLEAMLVGSIGAILLGFSGSRWTVQHADGFIKYALSVGVRLLVLTLWMGFITKEIPQSIELLMKNSGLGLESGTHLAGLFELYGEILVFFLLVGWLTKKLPGIAASVLSGSSSLGGGELMGAAVGGAALAAGGAAVLATGGAALAAGGASGAMTASEAVAASGGVGGAGEMGAAAGNAAETAGGGAGGMGNGLADSGMADTGNASSNSPASPAPVTEAETESIRRQLARMKSSDRTASSTGPASGTETADAMRGEAQPKPEQKPLHERAMEWIDSREKDAHFVEQHVVPGEHETVSVSAEGNKLSHSE
- a CDS encoding EexN family lipoprotein, with protein sequence MHIWKLFVLCLAVFALAGCSSSTIEKVKVHSEAYYVKHPKALKRANAWCNLKHLSRSQATDCENAQAAAIDKNSPHLPHFSW
- a CDS encoding conjugal transfer protein TrbJ, with translation MQTNHKKIFLAIALMLSPVSAFAGTLTGGATMPEQIVQEVTLIQSKVTQSEQLVNMIQRYENMIQNMVTLPQTMLNQIMQPVDQLYGVVQQAEALSTAGANIANQFQNLHATFNPQITAEYTQQYESITEGLNKAIDTALKSANLNPNEFQTQAQAQQAVDKAMQNPNSRNAILQAATEVGQATNSAMVQLQQTTQQYQTMQAAWRKKQLMQQEEQKEVNQKMNNDLNGTGQTPTYHLPSFSW